One Lysobacter enzymogenes DNA segment encodes these proteins:
- a CDS encoding DUF1800 domain-containing protein codes for MSSPLSSSERDSLRRHLLQRYGALGRAAPSKAARAKLAGASAAAFAAAPDLHAAPVAMFPKNLPKAPFAVRALNNLSYGATAQSVAEFNALGSTGAQRLANWVDWQLDWANIDDSALDARLVAAGYTTLGKSLTQLWEDHVKPNPAYEIRMRPAWEAQRGALVRAVHSKRQLREVMVNFWHDHFNVTVGDFDAGPVFVHYQRDVLRPHAFGNFRTMLEEVAKSTSMLFYLDNAANTRAGPNENFARELLELHTLGAEHYLGFMDPFQVPPDADDPSYPAGYTDIDVYETAAAFTGWSVKNGHWQFPNDNDGGFVYRQAWHDAGPKFLLGRMLYPEQPALKDGRDVLDRLASHPGVARFICKKLIRRFMSDTPDPALVASAAAVFRQNWRAPDQIAKTLRHILNTDAFINVWGAKARRPFESVAAAMRTLGSDWTLAVGTAKSDEFAWRMGFTGHAPYDWPAPNGYPDTQEAWSGSGSYAMTWKILNWLTETQDNGVPLAPILAATRNKVGSWTANALVDYWCQRILGYQPTAARKQTLVAFMAQNGDPASYVITDTNTWAATDLKRHYNQERLRSMVSLILMSPEFLVR; via the coding sequence ATGTCCAGCCCGTTGTCGAGTTCCGAGCGCGACTCGCTGCGCCGCCACCTGCTGCAACGCTACGGCGCGCTCGGCCGCGCCGCGCCGTCCAAGGCCGCGCGCGCGAAGCTCGCCGGCGCGTCCGCCGCGGCGTTCGCCGCCGCGCCGGACCTGCACGCCGCGCCGGTCGCGATGTTTCCCAAGAACCTGCCGAAGGCGCCGTTCGCGGTGCGCGCGCTCAACAACCTCAGCTACGGCGCCACCGCGCAATCGGTGGCCGAGTTCAACGCGCTCGGCAGCACCGGCGCGCAGCGCCTGGCCAACTGGGTCGACTGGCAGCTGGACTGGGCCAACATCGACGACAGCGCGCTCGACGCGCGCCTGGTCGCGGCCGGCTACACCACCCTGGGCAAGTCGCTGACCCAGTTGTGGGAAGACCACGTCAAGCCCAACCCCGCCTACGAGATCCGCATGCGCCCGGCCTGGGAAGCGCAGCGCGGCGCGCTGGTGCGCGCGGTCCACTCCAAGCGCCAGTTGCGCGAGGTGATGGTCAACTTCTGGCACGACCACTTCAACGTCACCGTCGGCGACTTCGACGCCGGCCCGGTGTTCGTGCACTACCAGCGCGACGTGTTGCGCCCGCACGCGTTCGGCAACTTCCGCACGATGCTCGAGGAAGTGGCCAAGAGCACTTCGATGCTCTTCTACCTCGACAACGCCGCCAACACCCGCGCCGGCCCGAACGAAAACTTCGCGCGCGAACTGCTGGAGCTGCACACGCTCGGCGCCGAGCACTACCTGGGCTTCATGGATCCGTTCCAGGTGCCGCCGGACGCGGACGATCCCAGCTATCCGGCCGGCTACACCGACATCGACGTGTACGAGACCGCCGCGGCCTTCACCGGCTGGTCGGTCAAGAACGGCCACTGGCAATTCCCCAACGACAACGACGGCGGCTTCGTCTATCGCCAGGCCTGGCACGACGCCGGGCCGAAGTTCCTGCTCGGTCGCATGCTGTATCCCGAGCAGCCGGCGCTGAAGGACGGCCGCGACGTGCTCGACCGTCTCGCCAGCCATCCCGGCGTGGCGCGTTTCATCTGCAAGAAACTGATCCGCCGCTTCATGTCCGACACGCCGGATCCGGCGCTGGTGGCGAGCGCGGCGGCGGTGTTCCGGCAGAACTGGCGCGCGCCGGACCAGATCGCCAAGACCCTGCGCCACATCCTCAACACCGACGCCTTCATCAACGTGTGGGGGGCCAAGGCGCGGCGGCCGTTCGAATCGGTGGCCGCGGCGATGCGCACGCTCGGCAGCGACTGGACGCTCGCCGTCGGCACCGCCAAGAGCGACGAGTTCGCCTGGCGCATGGGCTTCACCGGCCACGCGCCGTACGACTGGCCGGCGCCGAACGGCTATCCGGACACGCAGGAAGCATGGTCGGGTTCGGGCAGCTACGCGATGACCTGGAAGATCCTCAACTGGCTGACCGAAACCCAGGACAACGGCGTGCCGCTGGCGCCGATCCTCGCCGCCACCCGCAACAAGGTCGGCAGCTGGACCGCGAACGCGCTGGTCGACTACTGGTGCCAGCGCATCCTCGGCTACCAGCCGACCGCGGCGCGCAAGCAGACGCTGGTGGCGTTCATGGCCCAGAACGGCGATCCGGCCAGCTATGTCATCACCGATACCAACACCTGGGCGGCGACCGACCTCAAGCGCCACTACAACCAGGAACGGCTGCGCAGCATGGTCTCGCTGATCCTGATGTCGCCCGAATTCCTCGTCCGCTGA